The DNA segment GCGTGATGAACAGCGATTTGGTGCCGGCCTCCCACACCTCGAGTATGGAGACGACCGACGCGTTCGCCGGCCTCGAGTGTATCGACTGTGGCGAGACGTTCGACGCCGAGACAGGAACCCATCGGTGTGACGCCTGTGGTGGCATTCTGGACCCGACCTACGACTACGACGCCATCGACCTCGAGCGGGCGGACCTCGAGTCGCGACCGTTCGACTCGATGTGGCGCTACGAGGAACTGTTGCCGTTCACGCGCGAGTCGGCGGTGACGATGGACGAAGGGGCCACGCCGCTGGTCGACTGCTCGAAACTCGCCGACCAGCTCGGCGTCGACCGCGTCGTGTTCAAAGACGAAGGGCGAAACCCGACGGGGACGTTCAAAGACCGCGGCCAGACCGTCGCGGTAACCGCGGCGAGCCAGCACGGCGCGAGTGACGTCGCCCTCGCTTCGGCCGGGAACGCCGGTCAGGCGGCCGCAGCCTACGCCGGACGCGCCGATATCGATTCACACGTCTTCTTGCCCGCTCGAGCCGGCTTCACGAACAAGGCGATGGTCAACGTCCACGGCGGCGACATGACCGTCGTCGGTGGGCGAATCGGCGACGCCGGCGCGGCCTACGACGACGCGATGGCCGAACACGACGACTGGTACTCGGTGAAAACCTTCGTTACGCCCTACCGCCACGAGGGCAAGAAGACGATGCTCTACGAGATTATCGAGCAACTCGACTGGGAGGTTCCGGACGCCATCGTCTATCCGACCGGCGGCGGGGTCGGCATCGTCGGCATGTACAAGGCCGCCCGCGAGTTCGAGCAGCTGGGCCTGATCGACGAGATTCCGGCCTTCTACGCCGCACAGGCCACGGGGTGTCAGCCAATCGTCGAGGCCTTCGAGGCCGGAAAGAACCGGCACGACCCAGTCGAATACCCCGACACGATCTGTGGCGGCATCGAAATTCCCGACCCTGGCGCGAGCCCGTGGATCCTCGAGGCCCTCCGCGAGAGCGACGGTGGGGCGGTGGCGACCGACGACGAGGAAATCCTCGAGGCGGCAATCGCCGTCGCCAAGGGTGAGGGCCTCGAGATGGCACCGACCTGTGCTGCAGCAGCCAGCGGGGCCTGGGAACTCGGTGATAGTGGAGAGTTCGACGAGGACGCGACCGTCGTTATTCTCAATACCGGAACGGGGAACAAGGACGCAGACGTCCTTCGCAGTCACCTGATGGGGAAAGGTATCTGAACGCATACGCAGTCGCTCGAGGGCTGCGCCATCCGCCTCGCCGGTTTTCGACTGGCTGGCGCTTAAACCCCAGCCGGGAAGACGCATCTGGGGGTCTCGACTGTGCTGCCTACGAGTCTCCCCTCTCAGTTGTAACAGAAACGAGGCCGTGGCCACGAGTACCGTACGCGTCGGTTCAATCCACGTACAGCGAGTACGCGATTACGCCGAAGCCGACGAGGACGAGTAGACTTTCGATCAAAATCCCCGTCTCGAGCGTGACCTCGAGAATTTCGTACAACACGCCCGCGAGGACGAATCCGAGCGTCACGAGACCGAATCCGAGCGTCAACAGCCCCAGTTCGCGTCGTCGCGTGCGTCGATAGGCCTTCAACGCGAAGTAGGTAATCGAGCCGCCGACGACGAGGATCAGCGTTTTGACGATAGCCAGTGCAATCGTCACTTCCGTCGCTGCAGCAGTGTGTGGGCTCATACTTCCTCTCGCACCTCCGACCAGAGACTCGCCAGTCGTTCGTCAGTCGTCTGTGGCGGTCGATCGATCGCCACGGTCAGCTCGTTTTCCTCGTCTAGCTGTAACGAAATCTCTTCGAAGGCAATCGCATACTTGCTCGCGTGGTGGCCGTCACGGCGTATCTCGGTCGACTCCTCGAGTAGCGTCGACTCGGTCAACAGATCCAGCTTGCGATACAGCGTCGATTGGGGGATGTCACAGCTCGTTTTGAGTTCAGAAGCCGTCATAGGTTCCTCGAGATTCCGGATAATTTCCCGACAGTCTGGGTCGTCGAGAGCGGCACAGATGTCCTTGGCCGTCGGCAGCGATTCTGTGGCGGTCGGGTCCCGGACCATTCAGCTATTTCTACTCACAAGAGGGGTTTAGTGCCATCGGTTTCGCCGGTTTTCCCCAGGTGAAACTGTTTCTTGATCGAGATCGAGCCGGTCTGGACGTGTTTTTTCTCGAGGTGATACGCTGTCACTCAGTGGCTTCTCGAACCTGTATTTGTGCGTGAAATCACGCAGTGCGGTTCGATTTCACTCACCGGTCGACGTTTGGGAAGGTACTCAGTACGCCGTCAAGCGTCCACGTGTGGGTCGAAGCCGACAACTATCATCGGTTCGGCCCACACGGTCAGGCGTGACGAACTACTCAGGGCATCGTCACTGGGAGCGTTTCACGCCTCTCGCTGACGCCACTCGAGATCGAACGAACCGGTCCTGGTGACGGTGGAAAAACGACGGCCCAACGTGAGAAAACGAAACTGACCTCCGTTCAGTTCTCGAGTCGCTCTCGGATCAGCGTCTCGAGGTCCTCGCGCAGTTCGTCGACAGCGACTTCCTCGAGGACTGGCACGAAGAAGCCTTCGACGAGCATGTTGCGGGCCAGTCGTGGCGAGACCCCACGAGAAGTCATATACAACAGGTCCTCCTCGTCGATCTGGCCGACGGTCGCGGAGTGGCTGGCCTCCGTGTCGTGGTTGTTGATGATGAGCTTGGGGGAGGCGTCGGCTTCGCTCTCGTCACTCAGCATCAGGGTGTTTTCGCGCTGGTAGGAACTCGTGTCCCAGGCGTCACGGCCGACGTTCTGGACTCCTTCGTACACCGAGCGAGCGGTGTCGTCGGTGACGCCTCGGGTAACGAGGTCCGCCGTCGTGTGTTCGGCGCGGTGCCAGACCTTGACGTCGAGGTCGAAGTGCTGGTCGTTGTGGCCGAAGAACGCGCCGACGATCTGGGTCTCCGATGAGTCGCCAGCGAGCAGGGTCGAGGTTTCGGTTTTGGTTAGCTTCGTCCCGATGTTGCCTTCGATCCAGTTGATCGTAGCGTAGGTATCTGTCTCGCCTCGTTTGGCGGTGAAACAGTAGGAATCTTCGTCGAGATTCTGGAGGCTACCGTACTGGACGTAGCTGTTCTCGCCGGCGGCGATTTCGACGATGCCGCTGTAGTACTGTTCGTCCTCGAGTGCCGTCCCAGTCGATTGGCGCTCGAGAATCGTGACCGACGAGGATTCCTCGGTGATCACGAGCGTGTAGTTGAACAGCGAGCGGGAGTGCTGTTCGGTCCGGATGGTGACGTCTTCGGCGTCGACACCTTCGGGAACGTAGATGACCGTTCCGGTGGTAAACAGGGCCGTCGAAAGCGCCGTCAGGTAGTTCTCCTGCGGATCGATGATGGAGCCGAAGTGCTCGCGAACGAGTTCTTCGTGTTCGGCGAGTGCGTCGCCCCACGAAAGCACGTCAACGTCCTCGGGACCGACCTGATCTTTGTCCTCTGCCGCGTTGAGCGGGTCGACAAACGCTTCGAAATCGAGGCCGTGGAGGTTCGTCCAGTCTCGACCCGGCGTGCGGATCACGTCCGGCATATCGAGCGTCTCGAGTGCCTCGAGTGCATCGAGACGCGTCTCGAGCATCCACTCGGGTTCCTCGAGGTTCCCCGAGATTTCGCGTACCTGTGCGTCCGTTAGATTGGCGTGTACCTGTGTCGTGCTCATATTATCCGAGGCTTCCCTCCATCTCGAGTTCGATGAGGCGGTTGAGTTCGACCGCGTATTCGATCGGCAGTTCTTCGGTGATCGGCTCGATGAAGCCGGCGACGATCATCTTCTTGGCGTCGTCGTCGTCGAGGCCACGGCTCTGGAGGTAGAAGATGTCCTCGTCCCCGATTTTCCCGACGGTCGCCTCGTGGGCGACGTCGACTTTCGACTCCTCGATTTCCATGTACGGCATGGTGTCGGAGGTCGATTCGTTGTCGAACATCAGCGCGTCACATTCGACAGCCGTCGAGGAGCCCTCGGCGCCGTCGGCGATGTGGACGAGGCCGCGGTAATTGGTACGGCCACCGTCTTTGGAGATCGATTTGGACTCGATGGTCGACTTCGTGTTCGGCGCGTTGTGGTAGACTTTCGCGCCGGTGTCGATGTCCTGTCCCTCGCCAGCGAAAGCGATAGTGATGTGGGTGTCGGTTGCGCCTCGTCCTTTAAGAATCGAACACGGGTAGAGCATGGTGGCTTTCGAGCCCATCGAGCCCGAAATCCACTCCATGGTTCCGTCCGCGTCGACCAGTGCGCGTTTCGTGTTGAGGTTGAAGGTGTTCTTCGACCAGTTCTGGACGGTCGAGTACTGGACGTGTGCGCCTTCTTTGACGAAGACTTCGACGCCACCGCTGTGGAGGTTGTGTTTGCCGTATTTCGGTGCGGAACAGCCCTCGATGTAGTGGACTTCCGACCCCGGTTCGGCGACGATGAGCGTGTGTTCGAACTGGCCCATCCCCTCGCTGTTCATCCGGAAGTACGCCTGTACTGGCATCTCGACGGTGACGTCCTCGGGGACGTACACGAACGAACCGCCCGACCAGACGGCGCCGTGGAGTGCGGCGAACTTGTTGTCACTCGGTGGGACACACGTCGTCATGAAGTGTTCCTTGACGATCTCGGGGTGCTCTTTGACCGCCTGGTCCATGTTCATGAAGACGACGCCTTTTTCCTCCCACTGTTCTTGCATGTTCTGGTAGACGATCTCGGACTCGTACTGGGCGCCGACCCCGGAGAGCGCCTTTCGCTCGGCTTCCGGAATACCGAGTTTTTCGAAGGTATCCTTGATGTCGTCGGGCAGTTCGTCCCAGTCGTCGACGCCTTCACGTTTGTCGACGTCAGGGCGAATGTAGGGGACGATTTCCTCGACGTCGAGCTCCGACAGGTCCGGCTGTCCGGGCCAGTCGGTGGGCATCGGCATCGCGTGGTACTGCTTGAGCGCACGGAGGCGTCGCTCGAGCATCCACTCCGGTTCGTCTTTGTCTTCGGAGATCATCCGGATGACCTCTTCAGTCAGTCCTTTCTCTGACCGGACAGCCGAGCGCTCCTTCTGTTTGAAATCGAAGCGGGCTTCGGTGTCGGTCTCTTTGAGGTGGTCTTGTTCTGAACTCATAGGTTGTATCTGGTTGTGTTTACGGCTGTAGCGTTATGACGGTTTGGCTAGCTGAATACGGTTACGCCGCCTCGTATACCTCTTCGCGAACCCAGTCGTACCCCTTGTCCTCGAGTTGCTGAGCGAGGCTTGCGTCGTCGCTTTTGACGATCTTTCCGTCGAGCATGATGTGGACGCGGTCGGGTTCGACGTAATCGAGGATGCGCTGGTAGTGAGTGATCTGGAGGATGCCGGTGCCCTGATCGTCGCGCAGGGAGTTGATCCCGTTGGAGACGTCTTGCAGTCGGTCGATGTCGAGTCCCGAGTCGATCTCATCGAGGACGGCGATCGAGGGCTCGAGAATCGCAGCCTGGAGCACTTCGTTTTGCTTTTTCTCCCCGCCGGAGAAGCCGGCATTGAGATAGCGGTGGGCGAACTTCTCGTCCATGTCCAGTTGTGCCATCTTCTCGCGCAGGATATCCTGGAACTCGGAGACGCCGATCTCGCCGTCGTCGGCCGCTCCTTCCATCGGGGAGGGGACGGTTTCGTCTTCCTCGTCTTCGGCTTCGGCCGTATCCTCGTCTTCGTCCTCAAACAGCTCTTCGCGCTCTTCGATCTTTGCGTTGAGTGCCGTTCGGAGGAAGTTCGTCATGGTGACGCCTTCGATTTCGGCCGGGTACTGGAAGCCGAGGAAGACGCCCAGGGCGGCGCGTTCGTTCGGCTCGAGCTCGAGCAGATTCCAGGTGCGTTTGTCCTCGGGGATGTCGATTTCGTCACCGAACTCACCTTCCTCGAGGTGGAGCAAGACTTCGCCTTCGGTGACTTCGTAGGCCGGATGCCCGGCGATGACCTTCGAGCAGGTCGACTTCCCGGAGCCGTTTGGCCCCATCAGTGCGTGGATCTCTCCGGAGTTTATCTCGAGGTCGACACCGCGGAGAATTTGTTCGTCGCCCTCGGCCACTTCAGCGTGCAAGTTTTTAAGTTCAAGACGTGCCATATATTCGGTTACCTCTGTCGTTCGTGAGTGGGGTCGTCAGCCCCATAATGGTTTCGTATTTCATTGTGAACGGTGGGTCAATTGGAGAATTATTTTTCGATACAGAAAACAGAGTTTCTTGTCGGTGAAGTGCCGAAGCCAAGCCAGTTTCAATTAGGGACTATATGAGTCGCCTGATTCCCGGATAAATCCTACTATGCGACTGTATTCGGTGTTTTTTGACTGCTGTTTCTATTGTGGTTGATGTCAACAAACAACACTGGACACGTGGTGTAACCACATCTGGTTATCTTATCAGATCTGAAACGCGCACAATTGATGAGCAGAAACCCCGTCAACGGACGGTCACATGAACGAGTCCAGACCCGTCTGTTCCTGACCGGATTTGACTTCGTCCCAGGACATGCCAAGCGCCTCGAGAATCCGTTCGATCGGCCCCTGGAGGGTCTTCTCGAGCATTTTGTCGTAATCGACGCTGAACTCGTCTGGAATCTGGTCTTCGTACTCGAAACAGATTACGTCGGGGTCGCGTTTGAACGCCCCGTAGACGGGGTCGGTGTGCGGGTCGAGTCCTTCCTCGTCCTCGAGGCGACGGAAGAACGCCGGGTCGACCCGGTCCAGATACAGCCGTTTTGGCTTGCTCCCCCGGTCGAAGTTGGTGCCAAGCATTCGGTTGGCGTACTTCGCTCCGCGCACCTGGGCCGTGTCGGTATCGTAGTTATCGAGGCGCTTTCCGATGCCGCCAGGGATGGCGATCTCCTCAAGGCTGACGTCTCCCTCGAGGAAGTCGTCGATCACGCCGGCGACGTAGTCGGTCACCGCGTCGACGTCACCGTCACGGACGATCATCTCGATCACGCGGTGTTGGACTTCCTTCGTGATGGGTGCGATGTCAGAGCGCTTGTACTCGAAGCCGGTGATATCGATGTCGTCGACGTCTTTTCCTTCTTTCCAGACGATGTGGCCTGCGTAGCGCTTTTTCGTGCCGGCCTGGAAAAAGCGCCGATACAGTTTCTCGAACTCGATCTGGAAGCGGTGTAACTCCGCATTGAGTTCCTCGAGTGCGAAGTCGTCGTAGCGCTCGTTGACGTACTCCTCTATCTCGAAGGACTGGTCGATCGCTTCTTCGGTGGATACGTCGGGACCGAGCTCGAGCATGACGCTGTCGGTATTGTGGAGGACGAGACCACCAACCCCGTCAACAAAGTTCTCGTTTTCGGCAACGCTTAGATCGTACACGTACCCGTCTGAGTCGGCTTCTCGAAGGACGGGGTCCTGACCGGCCCGGTAGTAATCACACGTTCGAATGGTGTAACTATTCTTTTCGTCTCGATATTTTAACGAGTGTTTCTGACCCTGCTGGGTGAGCAAGGTGGAAAGACCGGCCGCGAGTTCTCGACTGACGGTCTCGTAGTCAAAATGGCGCTCGCTGTAATCCTCGCTATACCGTGGGAATTCGCGCGAACCATCACCTTCGATGAGGACGGTTAAAAACAGTGATTGCAGTGACTCTGGAAGGTGGAAAACGAACGAAGGAAGGCGTTTTCCGTGTGACGTTTGCCCGGCAAACTCTCGGAAGAATACTGCCGAAAGTTCGTTCATTAGCTGCAGTTTTTTCGTCTGATCATCGTACGTGATCTCGTCCTCTTCGTGCGGCGACGTCGACTCGATGGTTCGCACTGGACGACTGTCGGAATCGATTACCGTGGCAGTCGCCCCCTCGAACAGTCGTTCGTAGTCCGTTTTGAGCTGTTGTAACCACTCCATCCGAGATTCTGCAATCGATGCGCCGAACTTGCCTTTCGACGTTTCGGCTGTAGAGGCGCTTCCTTCGGTGATGTAGGCTGCAAGCAGGCGAACGAATGCTACCCCATCCGGGGAATCGAGATCGATATGGCGCTTCACTTTGACCGTCGACTCGAGCTCACCATGGTGTTCGTGGCCGAACCAGACGTACTCGTCGGTCGCGTGTACCCGTTTCACCTTGGTTTCGGCGTTTTCTCGGCCAACGCTTCGTCCGTCTTCGTACGTTCGTGTATACCCATCCAACACCTCGAATACGTCGACATTCGTGACAGTATCGACGGCTGGGATCTCCGGGACTCGAAGCGGCTCATCGACATTTTCGGGTGTCGCCTCGACGTATTCGTTATCCGCTTCGACAATGTAGGCGTGATCTCGCGTCGTCGTCGACTCACCGAACTTGTGCTGGAGCGTGATAACTGGTTTGTCGGTTTTGTGACGAATAATCTGTTGTATCGGCTGCCACTCAGCCTCCCCGTCTGCCGAGACCGAGAGTGCCTCCCAGCCCTCGAGTTGGCGTCGGTCTTTGCCAATCGAAGTGGCACCCACTGTTCCGCCGTCTGCAGTAATCAAGACCCCAGAATCGGCAGTCTTCGTCGCGTCCTGAAAGAGGGTTTCGATGGGCTGTACCTGCACGTACCCGTTCGAGTCGCGAACGACGACTGGGCGGTCGCCGGTTATACTGTCCCCGTAAGCCACGTCGTACCCGATTTCGTTCGAGGCTTCTTCGGTGAACTCGATGACTTCTCGGCCGGTAGCGGTGATCGCAGATGCCGCCTCTTTGTCGTAGAGCCGGAACCGTTCCCACCCCGAAACGCCATACAATGACTGCCCGACGAACTGAAATTTTCCATTCCGGCCCGCAAGCAAGGTATGATTGTCAGCAACGGTGACACAGTAGACGCCGTCTTCGGCCGTACTCCGGGAGGAACTTCGGTGCATCCGAAGCGTATTCTTCGAGTCCTCTGTGACGTAAATTCGCCAGGATCCGCTATCGTGGTCGTAACTTCCAGTCAACCCGAGATGGGCACAGAGGCGAAGCACGTCGTCTCGCAATTTCTCGCTCGAAGTTGTGTACCGCCAACTGTTCGTCTGCCAGTCGCCGTCACCGTCGATCAGGGTCTCGAGGAAGCGTCGTTTCTGACGGCTACTGCACTCGAAGATGAAATCCGGAATACGCTTCTCGAAGCTGTTGTCGCCGCACGTCTCTCGAAGGAATTCGCCGAACAGTTTCGACGTGAACTGGTAACATCGGTCGTCGACGTAACAGTCGAATCCCATCTCCTCGAGCAGAGAACCGATCGTCGTGTGGTGGTCGACGCCACCATCAGCCACTGGCACGACGTTCTGGGCGATTTTGACGGTCGTCGCTGAACCGCGAGTCTTTCCGTTGAATTCTTTCGTCTCTGACGTGTAAACGTTCCCTTCCGTGATGTACCAGGCGAGCAAGTCGAGAAACGCGTCGCCGTCATAGGTACGTGGAATCCACTTTCGACCGGATTCCAGATGGACGAAGCTTCGTTCACACACGTCCTCGATGTACTCGCGGTTGGCCTCGAACTCTTCGGCCGTGAAGACGTATCCCGTCTGTCCAACGTCGGCTTTCGGGACTCGCCTCGGCGTCCACCCGAGTTCGGCAGTGAACGTGTGACCGTGCACCGATGGCCGAACCCAGACTTCGTATTCCCCGTCGATCATCCTCGTGAGGTCGACGGTCTCCAGTGTGTCACCGCCAGGACCGTCCCAGTCGTGTGGCAACTCGTAATTCGTCGCTCGATCTAGCGATCCAGCTTCGATGAACCGATACGTGTCTTCAGTAATTCCATTTCGCTCGTTCTTTCGAACGAGCATACGATGATTTGGCGTTACTCGAAAGTCGATTTTACTGGTCTGTATATCGATGAGTTCGTTCGTATAGTCCGGATATGCGTGTGTCTCTGTGACCGGTTTGACCTCCATTCGCATTGTTTCCGGATCCAACGAGTAGACCTCGTCACCCACCTCGAGCGCCGTGACATTTTGAACACCCTTGGGAGTTAGCACTTCAGTGTCCGGCGTGAAGCAGTTCATAATAACTTTGACAGCTCCTTGCTGTCGGTCGTACTGTTCGTACGGCTGGGTTCCGGGTTCGTGCTCGTTTCGAAGAGTCTTTTTCTCTTCACGTTCGGCCAGCAACTCGTTGATCATCTCCCGCATGACGCCGTCGGGTTCCTGGCGGAAGTGCGTGCCCGAGGGAGCGATATGCGTCTCGCCGTCGTACTCCTCGGGGTCGACTTTCGTCTCCGGTGAGGCGTTGATCGTCACCATACACATCGGATACAGGCTCTTCAGGTCGAGCACCGTCACGTTCTCTTTGACGCCCGTAATCGGGTCGAAAACCGCCCCACCTTCGTACTCCTCACCCGCTTCCTGTTGTCCTTTCGAGGGCAACGCAAACCGACCGTACGCCTCGTGGAGGACGTACATGTCGACGGTATCACCTGGCGTTGGTGCATCCTCGAGTTTACAGCCGACGAACGTGCGCACCTCGTCCCAGAAGGCGACGATCGACTGCTGGCGGTCGAGTTCGACACAGAGTTCGACGTCCCGCAGGTTGTACTCGAGCAACCGTTTCGGGTCGTTCTCCCAGAGGTCCCCGATGGAGCCGGCATAGCGCTCTTTCCCAACACCTAACTCAGCCTCGCCAACCGCGTCCAGCCGGTAGGAATCTAGTTCCGAGAACACCATTCGCTGGTAGCCATACAGCAGGTCGAAGACGACGCGGCCTTTGATGTCCGGACCGCCCCAGTTGCTTCGCCAGACCTCGTCGACGCGGGAAAGCTGGTCGACCTCGAGGTCGTAGTCGTGGTGGCTCCCCTCGAGGACCTCGAGCCTGTCGAGGAAGTAGGGGGCGTCGAAATCGTCGAAATTCCAGCCCGTTAGGACGTCTGGATCCGTTTCGTCGATGTACGAGACGAACGACTCGAGCATGGCTTCTTCCTTCTCGAAGGCGCGAACCTCGTGGTGGATGTCGCCTTCGATGGGTTCGTACTCGCCTAACTCGTGGGGTATCTCTCCGTCGCCCTCGTCGGCTTCGAACACCCAGAGGATGTACTCGTCCCGGTAAGAGTCGTGACTGGCCAGGCAGATGATCGGTTCTTCGCCATCTTCGGGGAATCCGTTTCGGTCGTCGACCTCGATGTCGAACGTCTGGACGCGCGGGTCGGCTTCGACCGCACAGGCCTCGAGTTCGTTGTGCGGGACGACCAGGCTTCCATCGTCTGCTCGTCGCGCCGGAACTCGGACGCCGCTTCGGATGTCCTTGTCGATAAGCAGACGGTTCGGGAACAGAATGTCCGCCTCGTAGTGGTCGAACTCGTCACGAATCTGCCCGACGTCGCGTGGCGTCTGACCGAATATCTTTGTCAGGTTCTGGCCACGGATGCTCTCGTAGGGGTCGCCGTTTTCGTCGGTTTCCTCCCAGTCCGTAATGCGCTCGTTTCGCTCGAGACGGTCGACATCGAGCGTGTCGGTCGGGGCGTAAAAATACGGCTTGAAGCCAACCACCTGGATGTGCTCGAGTTCGTTGTCGGTCGTTCGGCCAAAGACGTGGACGATAGGATGTTCGTCGTCACCGTAACCAGCGACGGTGTAATCGACCTGCATGACGGCGACTTCGACCGTTCCCTCGGGTTCAGGGAGCGTTTCGCGCTGCACGTCGATCACCTCGCTTGCACTCGAACCGCCGTTGCCGGCGACGTGGGCGGCTTCTGCTGCCGGGCGCTCGTCGTCGTCCGCGGCGAAGGCGTCCAACCCAGTCTGCCCCGAATCACTCATGATATCCTGCTTTGTAGGCGTCCGGTAAAAACCCACTCGAATCGCCTGGCAACTCGTCGGTAGCACGCGGAAGAACGGTCGTCGCCACCGGTCGTCAACCTGTTGGACAGCCGATAGCTGGGCAACAAGACATATAACGTGGTAACACATAGCATGGGTTGAGGTAATTGCCGTGTCTATCCGTGTTAATGACGATACGACGGACGGAAGCGAACCGCGTGGCCAACCCGATGGAACGGCCACGATCGAGTCATACGAAACGGACGAGGGCGTCGTCTTCTATGACGCCGAAAATCCCCTCGCGTGGGTAGAGACCACGCGAACACTCTCGCTCGAAGAACTCGCCTGATCGGTGCACAGGCGTCATCCCGCGTGCTGCTTTTTCGCCGAATCAGCGGCCAGACAACAACGCGAACGTTTTTTGCACACTGCGAACGTCTTCGACGTGTGGACTTCGAGCCGAGCGAGCACGAACCGGACGAATACGACCCCGAAGCGGAGTTTCGGGACCCGACCAGCGACTCGCTCACGATTCCGGACGTTTCCGAAAACGCTGGAGATACCGATCCGCAGCTGACGACCCAGTTCTGGGTGCTCGTCATGGTCATCAAGGCGGCGCTCATAGCGCTCTCACTCGGCACCCTCTTTCTCATCTTTCAGACGAATCAACGGGCCGGCTGGCTCTTTCTGGGTGGTGGACTCTTACTCTCTATCTTTGCGCTCAGACGCTATCGTGACGTGGCCGCAACCATCGAGGCTGCGTCCGGAGAAGAAACGACGACCACAGACGAAACATCGGGGGATGCATGAACGTCGTCGTCGATACCGACGGTACTCGGTACCTCCTGCTCAAACGCTCGAGTGACTCGAGTCTCGTTCGCGATCCGGAAACGAACGTCACGAAACACGTCGACAACGACCGCCTCGAGCATCTCGAAGGCGAATCGCCGTTAGAAACTGCGGCACGGGCTATCCCGGACGATATTCGTACACTGATACTCGCGACACCCGACGAGCGAACGCTCGGGCTCCTCGTCGAACTCGCCGATAGAGGGCCGCTGGGCGTCCGAGAACTGCTCGAGACGACTGACTTCTGTGAAAGTGACTTGCACGGACGCCTCACCCTGTTGACGGCTGCCGGCGTGCTCGCTAAAACGCAAGTCGGTGGCGAACGCGGCTACCGGACCACCGAGTCGATGCGGCAAACGCTCGAGACGCTTCGATCGCTCTCACTCGAGGAATAGCTGGAATCGTGGCCAGTCGTTCGAAAAGCGCTCAGACCGAAGCGTTAGTCCGAGCCGGCGGCGAGCAATGCGGCTTCGGGTGGCTCACCGCGTTCGATACGCGAG comes from the Natronosalvus amylolyticus genome and includes:
- a CDS encoding DNA polymerase domain-containing protein; its protein translation is MSDSGQTGLDAFAADDDERPAAEAAHVAGNGGSSASEVIDVQRETLPEPEGTVEVAVMQVDYTVAGYGDDEHPIVHVFGRTTDNELEHIQVVGFKPYFYAPTDTLDVDRLERNERITDWEETDENGDPYESIRGQNLTKIFGQTPRDVGQIRDEFDHYEADILFPNRLLIDKDIRSGVRVPARRADDGSLVVPHNELEACAVEADPRVQTFDIEVDDRNGFPEDGEEPIICLASHDSYRDEYILWVFEADEGDGEIPHELGEYEPIEGDIHHEVRAFEKEEAMLESFVSYIDETDPDVLTGWNFDDFDAPYFLDRLEVLEGSHHDYDLEVDQLSRVDEVWRSNWGGPDIKGRVVFDLLYGYQRMVFSELDSYRLDAVGEAELGVGKERYAGSIGDLWENDPKRLLEYNLRDVELCVELDRQQSIVAFWDEVRTFVGCKLEDAPTPGDTVDMYVLHEAYGRFALPSKGQQEAGEEYEGGAVFDPITGVKENVTVLDLKSLYPMCMVTINASPETKVDPEEYDGETHIAPSGTHFRQEPDGVMREMINELLAEREEKKTLRNEHEPGTQPYEQYDRQQGAVKVIMNCFTPDTEVLTPKGVQNVTALEVGDEVYSLDPETMRMEVKPVTETHAYPDYTNELIDIQTSKIDFRVTPNHRMLVRKNERNGITEDTYRFIEAGSLDRATNYELPHDWDGPGGDTLETVDLTRMIDGEYEVWVRPSVHGHTFTAELGWTPRRVPKADVGQTGYVFTAEEFEANREYIEDVCERSFVHLESGRKWIPRTYDGDAFLDLLAWYITEGNVYTSETKEFNGKTRGSATTVKIAQNVVPVADGGVDHHTTIGSLLEEMGFDCYVDDRCYQFTSKLFGEFLRETCGDNSFEKRIPDFIFECSSRQKRRFLETLIDGDGDWQTNSWRYTTSSEKLRDDVLRLCAHLGLTGSYDHDSGSWRIYVTEDSKNTLRMHRSSSRSTAEDGVYCVTVADNHTLLAGRNGKFQFVGQSLYGVSGWERFRLYDKEAASAITATGREVIEFTEEASNEIGYDVAYGDSITGDRPVVVRDSNGYVQVQPIETLFQDATKTADSGVLITADGGTVGATSIGKDRRQLEGWEALSVSADGEAEWQPIQQIIRHKTDKPVITLQHKFGESTTTRDHAYIVEADNEYVEATPENVDEPLRVPEIPAVDTVTNVDVFEVLDGYTRTYEDGRSVGRENAETKVKRVHATDEYVWFGHEHHGELESTVKVKRHIDLDSPDGVAFVRLLAAYITEGSASTAETSKGKFGASIAESRMEWLQQLKTDYERLFEGATATVIDSDSRPVRTIESTSPHEEDEITYDDQTKKLQLMNELSAVFFREFAGQTSHGKRLPSFVFHLPESLQSLFLTVLIEGDGSREFPRYSEDYSERHFDYETVSRELAAGLSTLLTQQGQKHSLKYRDEKNSYTIRTCDYYRAGQDPVLREADSDGYVYDLSVAENENFVDGVGGLVLHNTDSVMLELGPDVSTEEAIDQSFEIEEYVNERYDDFALEELNAELHRFQIEFEKLYRRFFQAGTKKRYAGHIVWKEGKDVDDIDITGFEYKRSDIAPITKEVQHRVIEMIVRDGDVDAVTDYVAGVIDDFLEGDVSLEEIAIPGGIGKRLDNYDTDTAQVRGAKYANRMLGTNFDRGSKPKRLYLDRVDPAFFRRLEDEEGLDPHTDPVYGAFKRDPDVICFEYEDQIPDEFSVDYDKMLEKTLQGPIERILEALGMSWDEVKSGQEQTGLDSFM
- a CDS encoding DUF7331 family protein; this encodes MAVSIRVNDDTTDGSEPRGQPDGTATIESYETDEGVVFYDAENPLAWVETTRTLSLEELA
- a CDS encoding DUF7322 domain-containing protein — protein: MDFEPSEHEPDEYDPEAEFRDPTSDSLTIPDVSENAGDTDPQLTTQFWVLVMVIKAALIALSLGTLFLIFQTNQRAGWLFLGGGLLLSIFALRRYRDVAATIEAASGEETTTTDETSGDA
- a CDS encoding DUF7346 family protein, which translates into the protein MNVVVDTDGTRYLLLKRSSDSSLVRDPETNVTKHVDNDRLEHLEGESPLETAARAIPDDIRTLILATPDERTLGLLVELADRGPLGVRELLETTDFCESDLHGRLTLLTAAGVLAKTQVGGERGYRTTESMRQTLETLRSLSLEE